Proteins from a genomic interval of Thermoanaerobacterium sp. PSU-2:
- a CDS encoding glycine--tRNA ligase, with the protein MAFDVTMDKIVSLAKNRGFIFPGSEIYGGLANTWDYGPLGVEFKNNVKRAWWRKFIQESQYNVGIDSAILMNPETWVASGHVGGFSDPLMDCKECKSRFRADKLVEDYLKEHGEETNVDGWTNERLKQFIDDNNVPCPVCGAHNFTDIRKFNLMFKTFQGVTEDSKSEIYLRPETAQGIFVNFKNVLRTSRKKIPFGIGQIGKSFRNEITPGNFTFRTREFEQMELEFFCKPGEDLEWFNYWKEFCMNWLLNLGLRKENLRFRDHSKEELSHYSNATTDIEYRFPFGWGELWGIADRTDFDLRSHMEHSGADLTYFDPVTNEKYIPYCIEPSVGADRVALAFLIDAYNEEVVEENDTRVVLKLHPALSPIKAAVLPLSKKLGENAYKLYDELRKDFVVDYDETGSIGKRYRRQDEIGTPFCITYDFDSLNDESVTIRDRDTMQQIRIKINEVKPYLESKLKI; encoded by the coding sequence ATGGCTTTTGATGTAACTATGGATAAGATAGTGTCTCTTGCAAAAAATCGTGGCTTTATATTTCCTGGATCTGAGATCTATGGAGGTTTGGCAAACACATGGGACTACGGTCCGCTTGGTGTTGAATTTAAAAACAATGTAAAAAGAGCTTGGTGGAGGAAATTTATACAGGAAAGTCAGTACAATGTAGGGATAGACTCTGCAATACTGATGAATCCTGAAACATGGGTGGCATCTGGACATGTTGGTGGATTTAGCGATCCATTGATGGACTGCAAAGAGTGCAAATCTAGATTTCGTGCTGATAAGCTTGTGGAAGATTATTTAAAAGAACATGGAGAAGAAACAAATGTAGATGGTTGGACAAATGAAAGATTAAAGCAGTTTATAGATGACAACAACGTGCCGTGCCCAGTTTGCGGTGCTCATAATTTTACAGATATTAGAAAATTTAATTTGATGTTTAAGACGTTTCAAGGTGTTACAGAGGATTCGAAGTCAGAAATATACTTAAGACCTGAAACTGCACAAGGTATATTTGTCAACTTTAAAAATGTCCTTAGAACGTCAAGAAAGAAGATACCATTTGGGATAGGTCAAATTGGTAAATCATTTAGAAATGAGATTACGCCTGGAAATTTTACTTTTAGGACGAGAGAATTTGAACAGATGGAATTGGAATTTTTCTGCAAACCTGGTGAAGACTTAGAGTGGTTTAATTATTGGAAAGAATTCTGTATGAATTGGCTTTTAAATTTAGGCTTGAGAAAAGAAAATTTAAGATTTAGGGATCACAGTAAGGAAGAGCTTTCGCATTACAGCAACGCTACTACAGACATAGAATACAGATTTCCATTTGGATGGGGAGAGTTATGGGGAATAGCTGACAGGACTGATTTCGATCTTAGAAGTCATATGGAGCATTCAGGAGCAGATTTAACATATTTTGACCCTGTTACAAATGAAAAGTACATACCATACTGTATTGAACCATCTGTAGGGGCTGACAGAGTAGCTTTGGCATTTTTGATAGATGCTTACAATGAAGAAGTGGTAGAAGAAAATGACACAAGAGTCGTTTTAAAATTGCATCCTGCATTGTCACCGATAAAGGCGGCAGTTCTTCCTTTGTCTAAAAAGCTGGGCGAAAATGCTTATAAATTGTACGATGAACTAAGAAAAGATTTTGTGGTTGATTACGATGAGACAGGAAGTATTGGCAAAAGATATAGAAGACAGGATGAAATAGGGACACCATTCTGCATAACGTATGACTTTGATTCATTAAATGATGAATCGGTGACAATAAGGGATAGAGATACGATGCAGCAAATAAGGATTAAGATAAATGAAGTAAAGCCGTATTTGGAATCTAAATTAAAAATATAA
- a CDS encoding DUF4342 domain-containing protein — MDNELEKIDQIVARTGVSYKEAKEALEKCNGDVVDALIYIEENKKNWTESISVAGSEVIDKIKEIVKKGNVTKIRIKKDDNVILEVPVTAGAISAIIVPQLTVIGAALAFFTNCTVEIERPNKEITVLKEERE, encoded by the coding sequence GTGGATAATGAGCTTGAAAAGATCGATCAGATCGTGGCCAGAACAGGTGTAAGCTACAAGGAAGCGAAGGAAGCCTTAGAAAAGTGCAATGGTGATGTGGTAGATGCTCTTATATACATTGAAGAAAACAAAAAGAATTGGACAGAGAGCATATCGGTTGCAGGTTCTGAAGTAATTGACAAGATAAAAGAGATTGTTAAAAAAGGCAACGTCACAAAAATAAGAATAAAAAAAGACGATAATGTGATACTTGAGGTTCCTGTCACTGCTGGAGCCATATCAGCCATCATAGTTCCTCAACTTACTGTCATAGGTGCTGCATTGGCATTTTTCACAAACTGTACTGTTGAGATAGAAAGACCAAATAAAGAGATAACTGTATTAAAAGAAGAAAGAGAATAA
- the recO gene encoding DNA repair protein RecO, with amino-acid sequence MKFIKTESIVLKSRLIGESDKVVTLFTKSNGKIDAIAKGARNSKSRFLGSSHPFSIGYYVLFEGQNYYYIDQWELIHSFLKIDDDILKLSYASYFADIVYKLLEENEKNTNIYNLLKYSMLLLERDLVDCDLLSITFCLKFVTFMGYMPEVHHCLSCGRDDNIMYFSPLKGGVLCRDCKSSVDDIFYIKRETLNTLRYLLSNGFGNVIKLRIQKDVLVELDKIVTDYMSVHFDKNFQSKYFLDKLKNM; translated from the coding sequence ATGAAATTTATAAAAACAGAGTCTATAGTCTTAAAAAGCAGGCTAATAGGCGAATCAGACAAAGTCGTTACACTTTTTACGAAATCAAATGGTAAGATAGATGCAATAGCAAAAGGTGCAAGGAACTCGAAAAGCAGATTTTTGGGTTCCTCACATCCTTTTTCAATAGGATATTATGTTTTGTTTGAAGGGCAAAATTACTATTATATTGACCAATGGGAGTTAATCCATTCTTTTTTAAAAATAGATGATGATATTTTGAAGCTTTCTTACGCATCGTATTTTGCAGATATCGTTTATAAGCTGCTGGAAGAAAATGAAAAGAACACAAACATATACAATCTATTAAAATATTCCATGCTTCTGCTGGAAAGAGATCTTGTCGATTGCGATTTGCTTTCAATCACTTTTTGCTTGAAGTTTGTCACATTTATGGGATATATGCCTGAAGTGCACCACTGTTTATCCTGTGGCAGAGATGATAACATTATGTATTTTTCGCCATTAAAAGGTGGTGTATTGTGCAGGGATTGTAAAAGCAGTGTTGATGACATATTCTACATAAAAAGAGAAACACTAAATACGTTAAGGTATTTGCTCAGCAATGGTTTTGGCAATGTTATAAAACTTAGAATACAAAAAGATGTATTAGTAGAACTAGATAAAATAGTTACTGATTATATGAGTGTTCACTTTGACAAAAATTTTCAGTCAAAATATTTTTTAGACAAATTAAAAAATATGTAG
- the deoC gene encoding deoxyribose-phosphate aldolase translates to MEIAKMIDHTLLKPDATDSDIKKLADEAKEYGFASVCVNPCHVKLVADVLKNSDVKVCTVIGFPLGANTTETKVFEAKEAISNGANEIDMVLNIGKLKSGDYDYVKKDIEAVTKAAKSFGEITVKVILETCYLTDEEKVKACEITVDAGADFVKTSTGFGSGGATVHDVELMRKTVGENFGVKASGGIRTADFAKEIVKAGANRIGTSSGIQIVKGW, encoded by the coding sequence GTGGAAATTGCAAAGATGATAGATCATACTTTATTAAAACCGGATGCAACTGATTCTGATATTAAAAAATTGGCTGATGAAGCTAAGGAATATGGTTTTGCGTCTGTGTGTGTAAATCCATGCCATGTAAAACTTGTAGCTGATGTTTTAAAAAACAGTGATGTAAAGGTATGTACAGTTATCGGTTTTCCTCTTGGCGCTAATACGACTGAAACCAAGGTGTTTGAAGCAAAAGAAGCCATATCAAATGGGGCAAATGAAATAGATATGGTCTTAAACATAGGCAAACTGAAATCTGGCGACTACGATTATGTGAAAAAGGACATAGAAGCTGTGACAAAGGCAGCTAAATCTTTTGGAGAAATTACAGTTAAAGTTATCTTAGAGACATGTTATCTTACTGATGAAGAAAAAGTAAAAGCCTGTGAAATTACAGTTGATGCAGGGGCAGATTTTGTTAAAACATCAACTGGATTTGGCAGTGGTGGCGCAACTGTACATGATGTTGAATTGATGAGAAAAACTGTTGGCGAAAATTTTGGTGTTAAAGCATCAGGTGGCATAAGAACTGCAGATTTTGCTAAAGAAATTGTAAAAGCAGGTGCTAACAGGATTGGTACAAGCTCTGGAATTCAAATCGTAAAAGGATGGTAA
- the era gene encoding GTPase Era, with product MAFKSGFAALIGRTNVGKSTLLNALLNEKVAITSDKPQTTRNTIQGILTGEDYQVIFIDTPGIHKPKHKLSEFMIESVKKTLAEVDLIIYMVEPDVEVGPGDKYIIDHLINIETPVILVINKIDTVPHETVDMSIQIFKQLYNFKDILPISALKNMNIDLLKHTIVSYIPEGPQYFPSDYITDRPEKFLVSEIIREKILNYLEDEVPHGVYVEVDSMKAREDKDILDIEAFIYCEKESHKAIIIGKNGQMLRRIGSSARIELESLFGQKIYLDLWVKVRKGWRDNVSILRNFGYVIDKN from the coding sequence ATGGCATTTAAATCGGGATTTGCTGCATTGATTGGAAGAACTAACGTTGGTAAATCTACTCTATTAAACGCATTGCTAAACGAAAAGGTGGCTATAACTTCAGACAAGCCGCAAACCACCAGAAATACTATTCAAGGTATTTTGACAGGCGAAGACTATCAAGTGATTTTTATTGATACACCTGGTATACACAAGCCGAAGCACAAATTAAGCGAATTCATGATTGAATCCGTAAAAAAAACTTTGGCAGAAGTGGATTTAATAATCTACATGGTGGAGCCAGATGTTGAAGTAGGACCAGGCGATAAATATATCATTGATCACCTTATAAACATTGAAACACCAGTGATTTTGGTCATAAATAAAATAGACACCGTTCCCCATGAAACTGTAGATATGTCAATACAGATATTTAAGCAACTGTATAATTTTAAAGATATATTGCCAATATCTGCTTTGAAAAATATGAATATTGATCTTTTAAAACACACAATAGTATCGTATATACCAGAAGGACCGCAATACTTTCCCAGCGATTACATAACAGATAGGCCTGAGAAGTTTCTCGTATCAGAAATAATAAGAGAAAAAATATTAAATTACCTTGAGGATGAGGTACCACACGGTGTATACGTGGAAGTTGACTCGATGAAAGCAAGAGAAGATAAAGACATATTGGACATAGAAGCGTTTATATACTGCGAAAAAGAGTCTCACAAGGCTATTATCATAGGGAAAAACGGACAGATGTTAAGAAGGATAGGAAGTAGTGCCAGAATAGAGTTGGAAAGTTTATTTGGCCAAAAAATATATTTGGATCTGTGGGTAAAAGTGAGAAAAGGCTGGAGAGATAATGTCAGCATTTTAAGGAATTTTGGCTATGTAATTGACAAAAATTGA
- a CDS encoding diacylglycerol kinase: protein MKIRKLIDSFNYAIEGIIYAFKTEKNMKIHFVAALFVLVLSLFYNFSKLEMIAIIVTISLVLIAEMINTAIETIVDLITDEYHALAKIAKDVAAGAVLISALNAVFVAYLLFFHRLNPWVNILLTRIKSSPAHVTFIALIVVMILTIILKAYFGKGTPLRGGLPSGHSAIAFCLATASTFISKNILLSTISFIMAFLVAQSRVEGKIHSAFQVIVGSIIGILITVLFFQIFK, encoded by the coding sequence TTGAAGATAAGAAAATTGATAGATAGTTTTAACTATGCTATAGAAGGAATCATATACGCATTTAAGACAGAAAAAAACATGAAAATACACTTTGTGGCGGCCCTTTTTGTATTAGTTTTAAGTTTGTTTTACAATTTTAGCAAACTTGAGATGATAGCCATAATAGTCACAATATCTCTTGTCTTGATCGCTGAAATGATAAATACGGCTATAGAGACTATAGTCGATTTAATAACTGATGAATATCATGCTTTAGCTAAAATAGCCAAAGATGTGGCTGCTGGTGCTGTGTTGATATCTGCTTTAAACGCTGTATTTGTCGCATATTTGCTATTTTTCCATCGGCTTAATCCGTGGGTTAATATTTTGCTTACAAGGATAAAAAGCTCTCCAGCCCATGTCACATTCATTGCACTTATAGTAGTAATGATATTGACCATAATCTTAAAAGCCTATTTTGGAAAAGGGACGCCATTAAGAGGTGGCTTGCCAAGTGGGCACAGTGCAATAGCGTTTTGCCTTGCAACAGCATCAACATTTATATCTAAAAATATACTTTTATCAACCATAAGCTTTATTATGGCTTTTTTAGTGGCACAAAGCAGAGTTGAAGGTAAAATACATTCTGCTTTTCAGGTAATAGTAGGTAGTATCATTGGAATACTTATAACAGTATTGTTTTTTCAAATTTTTAAATAA
- the ybeY gene encoding rRNA maturation RNase YbeY, with the protein MNILIDNRQDKVDAQGLDKIVEDVVRTALEVEGVVDDVEVSVSFVDNEEIHKLNKYYRNVDRETDVLSFPLVEFEEIYTDIDEEDDDLDEVQPIGDIVISLEKAKQQAEEYGHSFIREVAYLTAHSMFHLMGYDHETEDEKKVMREKEEEVMRRLKIER; encoded by the coding sequence ATGAATATTTTAATTGATAATAGACAGGATAAAGTTGATGCACAAGGATTGGATAAGATAGTAGAAGATGTGGTGCGAACAGCGTTGGAAGTGGAAGGCGTTGTCGATGACGTAGAGGTAAGCGTATCTTTTGTTGACAATGAGGAGATTCATAAGTTAAACAAGTATTATAGAAATGTCGATAGAGAAACAGATGTATTGTCTTTTCCACTGGTGGAGTTTGAAGAAATATACACAGATATAGACGAAGAAGATGATGATTTAGATGAAGTACAACCTATAGGTGATATAGTAATTTCTTTGGAGAAGGCAAAGCAACAAGCTGAAGAATATGGTCATTCTTTTATAAGGGAAGTTGCTTATCTTACAGCACACAGCATGTTTCATTTGATGGGATACGATCATGAGACAGAAGACGAAAAAAAGGTAATGAGGGAAAAAGAAGAAGAAGTTATGCGACGTCTAAAAATAGAAAGGTGA
- a CDS encoding HDIG domain-containing metalloprotein, translating to MHIKDMPIKKIFLSQKAYLIYITTIYIIVSIFLFYTAIAPPKIDIKAGDVAQIDIKAPKDIVDNLATQKKIQEAMNSVNPKYDYDENVAQESYIKLTEFFNKLRSIRKSNGQIDEKLNTLKETLPIKLDDQSLKVLLSAEDNTIIAVESLAISTEKATMSRQITDDALSGALSSVKSVVDSSDLNQELKPIVYKILSSVISPNMIYNATETETAKKEAASKVEPVVYKKGQNIIVSGEIVTDDQIQVLKALGLLKNNSRVDFAMLSGIIVLLGVSLFIAGYYIIKLNKKVREKYAYIQILYLLGIIYYFIVIALKNINPLLIPSELIALSVSVILDPFIAIMLNTFFSIISGMMLNFNQAFFVMSIFGGTIGAIKMANSKQRIDFVKAGIYVSVANTLSILGVGLINSNNILSVLENSLWGIISGAFSVILAIGLLPFWESGFDIITPLKLLELSNPNNPLLKKLMMDAPGTYHHSIIVANLAEAGSDAIGANSLLTRVGAYYHDIGKVKRPYFFKENQFTDENLHDKISPDLSSLVITSHVKDGVELAKKYKLPEDIINLIREHHGTSLVKYFYSKALKTDDLCEEDSFRYPGPKPQTKESAILMLADSIEAAVRSLHDPTDDEIEKMVNKIIDDRLKDGQLDESNLTLKDIRDLSKSFLTSLNGIFHRRIEYPEIENNKAEVLQ from the coding sequence ATGCATATAAAGGACATGCCGATAAAAAAAATATTTTTAAGTCAAAAGGCATATTTGATATATATTACGACTATATACATCATCGTATCGATATTTTTGTTTTACACAGCCATAGCGCCGCCTAAAATTGATATAAAAGCTGGAGATGTTGCTCAGATAGATATTAAAGCACCGAAGGATATTGTTGACAATTTGGCAACACAAAAAAAGATTCAAGAAGCCATGAACAGTGTAAATCCTAAATACGATTACGATGAAAATGTTGCACAAGAATCTTACATTAAGCTTACTGAATTTTTCAATAAGCTTAGGAGCATTAGAAAGTCCAACGGACAGATTGACGAAAAGCTCAATACACTAAAAGAAACATTGCCAATTAAACTTGATGACCAATCTCTTAAAGTTTTGCTTTCTGCTGAAGACAATACAATAATTGCGGTGGAATCTTTGGCTATATCAACTGAAAAAGCCACGATGTCTCGCCAAATTACAGATGATGCTTTATCTGGTGCATTAAGCAGCGTAAAAAGTGTTGTAGATAGCTCAGATTTAAATCAAGAACTAAAGCCGATAGTATATAAAATACTATCTTCTGTCATATCTCCTAATATGATATACAATGCGACTGAGACTGAGACGGCAAAAAAAGAAGCTGCTTCAAAGGTTGAGCCTGTAGTCTATAAGAAAGGACAGAATATTATCGTAAGCGGTGAAATAGTTACAGACGATCAAATTCAGGTCTTAAAAGCATTGGGACTTCTTAAGAATAACAGCAGAGTAGATTTTGCGATGTTATCTGGTATAATCGTCTTATTAGGCGTGTCTTTATTTATTGCAGGCTATTATATAATTAAACTTAATAAAAAAGTGAGGGAGAAGTACGCATATATTCAAATACTGTATCTTTTAGGAATAATATACTATTTTATTGTCATAGCATTAAAAAATATAAACCCTTTACTCATTCCATCAGAGCTTATTGCTTTGTCTGTTTCGGTTATATTGGATCCATTTATTGCCATAATGCTTAATACATTCTTTTCTATTATAAGTGGCATGATGCTAAATTTTAATCAGGCTTTCTTCGTAATGTCCATATTTGGAGGGACAATTGGAGCCATAAAGATGGCTAATTCAAAGCAGAGAATCGATTTTGTCAAAGCTGGCATATATGTAAGTGTTGCTAATACATTGTCCATATTAGGAGTAGGGCTTATTAATAGCAATAATATTTTATCTGTTTTAGAAAACAGCCTTTGGGGGATAATTAGCGGTGCTTTTAGTGTTATATTAGCCATCGGGTTACTTCCGTTTTGGGAATCTGGTTTTGACATCATAACACCCTTAAAATTGCTGGAGCTTTCAAATCCAAATAATCCTTTGTTGAAAAAGCTGATGATGGATGCTCCCGGCACATATCATCACAGCATAATAGTCGCTAATTTGGCTGAAGCAGGATCTGATGCAATTGGTGCAAACAGCCTATTGACACGAGTGGGGGCATATTACCATGATATAGGTAAAGTAAAAAGACCATATTTTTTCAAAGAAAATCAATTTACGGATGAAAATTTGCATGACAAAATATCGCCAGATCTAAGCTCACTTGTGATTACATCTCACGTTAAAGATGGTGTTGAGCTTGCTAAAAAGTATAAGTTACCTGAAGATATAATAAATTTAATACGGGAACACCATGGTACATCTCTCGTAAAATATTTTTACAGTAAAGCGTTAAAGACAGATGATTTATGTGAAGAAGACTCGTTTAGGTATCCGGGCCCAAAACCTCAGACTAAAGAATCTGCAATTTTGATGTTGGCAGATTCTATTGAAGCTGCTGTAAGGTCCCTTCACGATCCTACAGACGATGAGATTGAAAAGATGGTCAACAAGATAATCGACGACAGATTAAAAGATGGTCAGCTTGATGAAAGCAATTTGACTTTGAAGGACATAAGGGATTTATCAAAGTCATTTTTGACATCTTTAAACGGAATATTTCATCGCAGGATAGAGTATCCTGAAATAGAAAATAATAAGGCAGAGGTGTTACAATGA
- a CDS encoding PhoH family protein, producing the protein MKEVTIDINNIEQAANLFGKFDENIKLIEEGMDVKIVVRDDMIKISGEDANVDGAEKVFSELIDIINSGEIITAQNVLYAMRLVNMGEEEKLKSILSDIVCITSRGKQIRCKTYGQKRYVNAIRNNEIVFGIGPAGTGKTYLAMAMAVTSLKNKEIGRIILTRPAVEAGERLGFLPGDLQEKVDPYLRPLYDALYDILGAETFQKYMEKGLIEVAPLAYMRGRTLDDSFIILDEAQNTTPEQMKMFLTRIGFGSKAVITGDVTQVDLPKGKRSGLKDVIEILNGIEGIEFVLLKEQDVIRHPLVAKIVKAYEVFEKSKKTDDAEEENSSWED; encoded by the coding sequence TTGAAAGAAGTAACAATTGATATCAATAATATTGAACAAGCTGCAAATTTATTTGGCAAGTTCGATGAAAATATAAAATTGATTGAAGAAGGAATGGATGTAAAAATTGTCGTCAGAGATGATATGATTAAAATCAGCGGTGAAGATGCCAATGTTGATGGGGCAGAAAAGGTGTTTAGTGAGCTTATAGATATAATCAATAGTGGTGAGATTATAACAGCTCAAAACGTCTTATACGCTATGAGATTAGTCAACATGGGGGAGGAAGAAAAGTTAAAGTCCATCTTATCTGACATTGTGTGTATTACATCAAGAGGGAAACAGATAAGATGCAAGACTTATGGCCAAAAAAGATATGTAAATGCCATAAGAAATAATGAAATTGTCTTTGGAATTGGGCCAGCAGGTACTGGGAAGACGTATCTTGCTATGGCAATGGCTGTAACATCTTTGAAAAACAAAGAAATCGGTCGAATCATTTTGACAAGACCCGCAGTTGAGGCGGGAGAGCGACTGGGCTTTTTGCCAGGCGATTTGCAAGAGAAGGTTGACCCGTATTTAAGGCCATTGTACGATGCGTTATACGATATTCTTGGGGCTGAAACATTTCAAAAGTACATGGAAAAAGGGCTTATTGAAGTTGCACCATTAGCGTATATGAGAGGCAGAACTTTGGACGATTCATTTATAATACTTGATGAAGCTCAAAATACTACTCCAGAGCAAATGAAGATGTTTTTAACAAGGATTGGATTTGGCTCTAAGGCTGTTATAACAGGCGACGTTACGCAGGTGGATTTGCCTAAAGGAAAAAGATCAGGGCTTAAAGATGTCATTGAGATTTTAAACGGTATAGAAGGCATCGAATTTGTTTTGTTAAAGGAGCAGGATGTTATAAGACATCCACTTGTTGCTAAGATAGTAAAAGCTTATGAAGTATTTGAAAAGTCTAAAAAGACTGATGATGCAGAAGAAGAAAATTCTTCTTGGGAGGATTAA
- the yqfD gene encoding sporulation protein YqfD, producing the protein MLAIKLWNFLYGYAIIRIEGLSIERFLNIVISKNIYVWDVERTNHTTIVAKISLKGFKLLLPYTKMTNCRVYIVEKRGLPFIVFYLKRRRMLVLGAAACVILAYIFSMFIWSIEIDGGQNISEASIISELDKLGLKAGALKSSIDIHKIQQEFLVDEKDVAWIGIDIKGTKAIVKVVKKTAPPAVIDENVPCNIIAKKDGIIYKMTVLEGDALKKVGDTVKTGDVLVSGIIERPNTNTRFVHSMGTILARVWYEGYADVNLVQQNYKRTGRKIIMTKIAMGSSTLTLSSRKIDFKNYDREVRNLTSSASPIKIINETYYETVPIEVKLTKDEAEKLAVENALKNISSAFGKDAKIVNRQQKMTMINANVLRADVIVEVIEDIGTQENINYNTEVKIERSNN; encoded by the coding sequence TTGCTGGCCATAAAATTGTGGAATTTTTTATACGGGTATGCTATTATAAGAATAGAAGGCTTGTCAATAGAGAGATTTTTAAATATTGTTATATCTAAAAACATATATGTATGGGATGTGGAAAGGACAAACCACACTACAATAGTAGCAAAGATCAGTTTGAAAGGATTTAAGCTGCTTTTGCCGTATACGAAAATGACGAATTGCAGGGTGTACATCGTTGAAAAAAGAGGGTTGCCATTTATTGTCTTTTATTTAAAGAGGAGAAGAATGTTGGTTTTAGGCGCAGCAGCGTGTGTGATATTAGCATATATTTTTTCGATGTTTATATGGTCTATTGAGATAGATGGTGGACAAAATATAAGTGAAGCTTCTATAATTTCAGAACTCGACAAATTGGGACTTAAAGCTGGTGCTTTAAAGTCATCAATAGATATTCATAAGATTCAACAAGAATTTTTGGTGGATGAAAAAGATGTTGCATGGATTGGTATTGACATAAAAGGTACAAAAGCAATAGTTAAGGTTGTGAAGAAAACTGCACCACCTGCTGTAATAGATGAAAATGTGCCATGTAATATAATAGCTAAAAAAGATGGTATAATATATAAAATGACAGTATTAGAAGGTGATGCTTTAAAAAAAGTTGGTGATACAGTAAAGACGGGAGACGTCTTAGTATCTGGGATAATAGAAAGGCCCAATACAAACACGCGGTTTGTGCATTCAATGGGAACAATACTGGCAAGAGTTTGGTATGAAGGCTACGCAGATGTTAATTTAGTGCAGCAAAACTACAAGAGAACTGGTAGAAAAATAATTATGACAAAAATTGCAATGGGAAGCAGCACATTGACTCTTTCGTCGAGAAAAATCGATTTTAAAAATTATGATAGAGAAGTGAGAAATTTGACTTCATCTGCTTCTCCAATAAAAATCATAAATGAGACATATTACGAGACGGTGCCGATTGAAGTGAAGTTGACAAAAGATGAAGCGGAAAAATTAGCTGTAGAAAATGCTCTTAAAAACATTTCATCTGCTTTTGGAAAAGATGCTAAAATAGTCAATAGACAACAAAAGATGACAATGATAAACGCAAACGTGCTGCGGGCTGATGTTATAGTGGAAGTGATAGAGGATATTGGAACGCAAGAAAACATCAATTATAATACGGAGGTAAAAATTGAAAGAAGTAACAATTGA
- the yqfC gene encoding sporulation protein YqfC: MKSNTIKEGILNLVDFPKDVLLNLPKITVIGNTQITVENHRGIIEYIPERIRINSTIGMIRITGKNMIINSVMTEILVITGKILNIEIIV, encoded by the coding sequence ATGAAGTCAAATACCATAAAAGAGGGAATTCTAAATTTAGTGGATTTTCCCAAAGATGTTTTGTTGAATCTCCCTAAGATAACAGTAATAGGCAACACGCAAATTACAGTAGAAAACCATAGAGGTATAATAGAATATATTCCTGAAAGGATAAGGATTAATTCTACGATAGGAATGATTAGAATAACAGGTAAAAACATGATTATAAATTCAGTCATGACAGAGATATTGGTCATTACTGGTAAAATATTGAATATAGAAATAATTGTATGA
- a CDS encoding GatB/YqeY domain-containing protein — MALKDQLYKDMVDAMKSKDVFRKNILSMVRSSILQVEKDTGKVLDDEGVINVISREIKQRREVLPEYEKGGRQDLVDKANREIEIMLEYMPQQLTDDEIDEIVRGVIDETGATNKNDIGMVMSKVMPLVKGKADGNKVKTIVSQHLQ; from the coding sequence ATGGCCCTTAAGGATCAATTGTACAAAGACATGGTTGATGCTATGAAATCAAAAGATGTATTCAGAAAGAATATATTAAGCATGGTTAGATCTTCGATATTGCAAGTAGAAAAGGATACAGGAAAAGTCCTTGATGATGAAGGGGTCATTAATGTAATTTCAAGAGAAATAAAACAAAGAAGAGAAGTTTTGCCTGAATACGAAAAAGGTGGCAGGCAAGATTTAGTAGATAAAGCAAATCGTGAAATAGAAATTATGCTGGAGTATATGCCACAGCAGTTGACCGATGATGAAATAGATGAGATCGTAAGAGGCGTTATCGACGAGACAGGTGCTACAAACAAAAATGATATAGGAATGGTTATGAGCAAAGTGATGCCTCTTGTAAAAGGCAAAGCTGATGGCAATAAAGTTAAGACGATAGTTTCGCAGCACTTACAATGA
- the rpsU gene encoding 30S ribosomal protein S21 gives MSEVRVGENESLDNALRRFKRQCSRSGVLSELRKREHYESPSVKRKKKSEAARKRKYKFGK, from the coding sequence GTGTCAGAAGTTCGTGTTGGAGAAAATGAGTCCCTTGATAATGCATTGAGAAGATTTAAGCGTCAATGCTCAAGAAGTGGCGTTCTTTCTGAATTAAGGAAAAGGGAACATTATGAAAGCCCAAGCGTAAAACGCAAAAAGAAATCAGAAGCAGCAAGAAAAAGAAAGTACAAATTTGGGAAATAA